A stretch of Candidatus Eisenbacteria bacterium DNA encodes these proteins:
- a CDS encoding sigma factor-like helix-turn-helix DNA-binding protein → MKSGSTVEERPRKTREKDLESGERVTSNSRLVESLLLVLSEDERMVLSLRYLERMSFRDIAAVLDIPLARVVGLHSNGLSFIKSRLAQSFEWPKCRLKRA, encoded by the coding sequence ATGAAATCAGGAAGCACAGTGGAAGAACGTCCGAGAAAGACTCGGGAGAAGGATCTCGAATCCGGGGAGCGTGTCACGTCGAATTCTCGCCTCGTGGAATCACTCCTTCTCGTACTTTCCGAAGATGAAAGGATGGTTCTTTCACTTCGTTACCTTGAACGGATGAGCTTCCGGGACATTGCGGCAGTACTTGATATTCCGCTTGCCAGGGTTGTCGGCCTCCACTCCAACGGGCTTTCGTTCATAAAGTCCAGACTTGCCCAGTCCTTCGAGTGGCCCAAGTGCCGCCTCAAGAGAGCCTAG
- a CDS encoding FliA/WhiG family RNA polymerase sigma factor has protein sequence MSSVQLLSSLNPDVPACIKGSQKKKEVALRKYAGLVKYVVEKIASGLPRCVDVDDLLDAAVIGLMDALEKFDPGKGIKFETYAVWRVKGAVLDELRAMDWVPRTTRRKARFAEAAARTLDQKLGRAATQAELANALGMTPGEHGRLMEEIRGSLLIPIERTVSKDLELEQGGLEETIEDENSPDPEALLEKEETVKLLEESIEKLPEQERLVVALYYYEDLTLKEIGEALQISESRVSQIHGEAMKKLKTRLGRKLGEVAQS, from the coding sequence ATGTCGTCTGTTCAACTGTTGTCCTCTTTAAACCCTGACGTGCCGGCATGCATCAAGGGCAGCCAGAAGAAGAAAGAGGTTGCCCTAAGAAAGTACGCAGGACTCGTGAAGTATGTCGTCGAGAAGATTGCATCAGGTCTCCCTAGATGCGTGGATGTTGACGACCTTCTGGACGCCGCCGTGATCGGGCTTATGGATGCGCTGGAGAAGTTCGATCCCGGCAAGGGAATCAAGTTCGAGACCTATGCTGTCTGGCGAGTGAAGGGAGCCGTTCTCGACGAGCTCAGAGCGATGGACTGGGTGCCAAGAACTACCAGAAGAAAGGCCCGGTTCGCCGAAGCCGCGGCGAGGACACTTGATCAGAAGCTCGGACGGGCCGCGACGCAGGCAGAGCTGGCCAATGCGCTGGGAATGACTCCCGGTGAGCACGGCAGGTTGATGGAGGAAATAAGAGGTTCTCTCCTTATCCCGATCGAACGCACTGTCTCGAAGGATCTGGAACTCGAACAAGGAGGGCTTGAGGAGACTATCGAGGACGAGAACTCGCCCGACCCGGAAGCGCTGCTTGAAAAAGAGGAGACGGTGAAGCTGCTTGAAGAGTCAATTGAGAAACTTCCGGAGCAGGAGCGGCTTGTGGTGGCACTATACTACTACGAGGATCTGACTCTGAAAGAGATCGGAGAGGCGCTTCAGATATCAGAATCGAGAGTTTCGCAGATTCATGGAGAAGCGATGAAGAAATTGAAGACGAGGTTGGGAAGAAAGCTTGGCGAGGTCGCTCAAAGTTGA
- a CDS encoding response regulator gives MPGESILIVEDEKATGWALAQTLKEDGYETTVVGSSEDALKHLSKRDCDLLVTDVRLPGMNGVDLVRALRKDPPSPPAIVITAYGTQELKEKAAKAGADAWFVKPFNVRELKQKIAALLESSTLSKGR, from the coding sequence ATGCCGGGAGAATCAATTCTCATCGTTGAAGACGAGAAAGCGACAGGGTGGGCACTCGCCCAGACTCTCAAAGAAGATGGATACGAAACTACCGTCGTTGGGAGTTCCGAGGATGCGCTCAAGCATCTCTCAAAAAGGGACTGTGACCTGCTCGTCACCGATGTTCGACTTCCGGGAATGAACGGGGTCGACCTCGTAAGAGCTCTCAGGAAAGACCCGCCTTCTCCGCCCGCAATCGTGATTACTGCTTACGGAACGCAAGAACTCAAAGAAAAAGCTGCCAAAGCTGGAGCAGATGCCTGGTTTGTCAAGCCGTTCAACGTTCGTGAACTCAAGCAGAAGATAGCTGCGCTCCTCGAAAGCAGCACTCTCTCCAAAGGGAGGTGA